A section of the Salmo salar chromosome ssa05, Ssal_v3.1, whole genome shotgun sequence genome encodes:
- the LOC106604122 gene encoding neuropeptide Y receptor type 2-like, with the protein MDTASTHWQQGILGNDSLGLHLDRPGFHSDVTKHVGVQAALITAYSLIILLGLVGNALVIYMIIHFRNMRTVTNFFIANLALADLLVDTLCLPFTLVYTLLDEWKFGAVLCHMVPFAQALSVHVSILTLAVIALERYRCIVFHLGQRLTWRSSLLIMAFTWTLSAVLASPLAIFREYRQEEIPSINLRISVCYEKWPYGSSRDGVIYSLSMLLLQYVLPLSIISYAYICIWVKLKNHVSPASRIDAVQRRKKTTKMLVMVVVVFATCWLPFHVFQLASDLDLVLSLRQYKLIYTLFHIVAMCSTFANPLLYGWMNKNYRNGFLTVFRCEDKPDSIHPEGSFRTRSLRRMSLNRRNGGNPPTAV; encoded by the coding sequence ATGGACACCGCCTCCACCCACTGGCAGCAAGGCATCCTGGGTAACGACAGTCTCGGCCTCCACCTCGACCGGCCGGGGTTCCACTCTGACGTCACCAAGCATGTAGGAGTCCAGGCTGCTTTGATCACAGCGTATAGTCTGATCATCTTACTGGGTCTAGTAGGCAACGCCCTAGTCATCTACATGATCATCCACTTCCGGAACATGAGGACAGTCACTAACTTCTTCATAGCTAACCTGGCCCTGGCCGACCTGTTGGTGGATACTTTGTGTTTACCGTTCACACTGGTTTATACTTTGCTCGACGAGTGGAAGTTCGGCGCAGTGCTGTGTCACATGGTCCCGTTCGCCCAGGCGTTGAGCGTGCACGTGTCGATCCTGACGCTGGCCGTCATCGCTCTGGAGCGCTacaggtgtattgtgttccaCCTGGGCCAGCGCCTCACCTGGCGAAGCAGCCTGCTCatcatggctttcacctggaCGCTGTCCGCCGTGCTGGCCAGCCCGCTCGCCATCTTCAGAGAGTACCGTCAGGAGGAGATCCCGTCCATCAACCTGAGGATCTCGGTCTGCTATGAGAAGTGGCCTTACGGCAGCAGCAGAGACGGAGTCATTTACAGCCTGTCTATGTTACTGCTGCAGTACGTGCTGCCACTCTCCATCATCAGTTATGCTTACATCTGCATCTGGGTGAAGCTGAAGAACCACGTGAGTCCGGCGAGCCGCATCGACGCCGTCCAGCGCAGGAAGAAGACCACCAAGATGCTGGTTATGGTGGTTGTGGTCTTCGCCACATGCTGGCTGCCCTTCCACGTGTTTCAACTAGCCAGTGACCTAGACCTGGTGCTCAGCTTAAGACAATACAAGCTCATCTATACTCTCTTCCACATCGTAGCCATGTGCTCCACCTTCGCCAACCCGCTCCTGTACGGCTGGATGAATAAGAACTACAGGAATGGGTTCCTCACGGTGTTCAGGTGTGAGGATAAACCAGACAGTATTCACCCTGAGGGATCCTTCAGGACCCGGTCACTAAGGAGGATGTCTCTGAACAGGAGGAACGGAGGAAACCCTCCTACTGCCgtctga